The nucleotide window ACACAGGTGCGGGCACGGGCGTTTGAGGCGGACCTCCTCCCCGGGCCGCCTTCCAGCGAAATCTACGTGCAACTGGCCGCGTCCCTGGCGGGTTTCTCCTCCGACCTGCCCGTGATGATCCTGCACAACTTCGGGGCGGGCGGCGTGCCCGGCAGTCCGGCGATTCCCCGTCAGTTCGCCGGTGTGATTCTCTGTGAACCCGGTGCCGGCGGGCGCACGTCGTTGACCAATCCCGCGACCCTCAATGCGCGGGCGGGCATCAACATCCGGGGCTCGAGCACCCGCGGCCTGCCCAAATCGAGCTACCGCCTCGAGTTCTGGGATGAATTTGATCAGGGCCGCGAGCGCCCCCTGCTCGGGATGCCGGCGGAGGAGGACTGGGTGTTGTATGCACCGAATGAGTTCGACGTTCCGTTGATCCACAACCCGTTTGCGTTCCGTCTGAGCCGTGACGCCGGGCGTTACGCGCCGCGGACCCGGTTCGTCGAGTTGTTTGTCAACACGGCGGGCGGACCCGTGAGCGGTCCGCTGCCGTCCGGACAGTACCGCGGCGTGTACGTTTTGATGGAGAACATCAAGCGTGGAGCCGACCGGGTGGCCATCGAGCGGCTGGCGCCGGAGCACACGCGTCCGCCCGAGGTCACCGGCGGCTACCTGCTGAAGATTGACCGCCGCGATGCCAACGAACGGGAGTTCAATGCGGCGGGCCTGAGTCTCATCTACCGGTACCCGAACGGCCTCGAAATGGTCACCCCGCAACGCGCGGCCCAGGCCAACTACATCCGGAACCATTTCAACGGCTTTTTTGACGCCTTGTCCGGTCCAAACCCCGGCGATCCGCTGAGGGGCTATGAGGCCTGGATTGATGTGGATTCGTGGCTGGACCACCACCTGCTGAACGTGGTGCCGATGAATGTGGATGCGCTGCGGCTCAGCGCCCACCTGTTCAAGGGGCGCGACCGCCGCATCGAGATGGGGCCGGTGTGGGATTTCGACCGGTCCATGGGCACCAGCAAGGGCGGGGACACCCGCGCCTTCAATCCCGTCAACTGGCGCGGTCAGACCTGGGACGAGGGGACCGACTTCTTCAACGCGGCCGGCGTGTTTTCCAATCCCTGGTACAGCCGCCTGTTCCGTGACCTGGAATTCTGGCAGCGGTATGTGGACCGCTACCAGGACCTGCGCGAGACGGTGTTCTCGGACGCGCAGGTGCACGCGATCGTGGACTCGCTGGCCGACGAGGTTCGGGAAGCCCAGGTGCGCGAGGTCGCCCGCTGGGGCGGCAGCGGAGGATCGGACACCCGGCCGCGTTCCGGCAGGCTTTCCTTCAACGGATACACCCACACGTTTTCCGGCACGTTTCAGGGGGAGATTGACTTCATGAAACGCTGGCTCTCCGACCGCCTGCGTTTCATGGACACCAACTTCCTGGCACGCCCACGGCCCAGTCATCCAGGCGGCACCGTGGAGGAGGCCGTGACCCTGATGCTGGAAGGGCCGCCGGGAGCGACCGTCTATTACACGCTCGATGGCACCGACCCGCGACTTCCCGGGGGCGACGTGCGCCCCGGTGCCCGGGTCGCCTCCGGACCGATCGGGATTCCCACCAGCACTCGCATCAGCGCGCGGGCCCTGAACCCGGCGCATCGCAATCTGACCGGACCCAGCCGTCCGCCCCTGTCCACCCCGTGGTCGGGCCTGACGGTATCCACGATCCTGATCCCGCCGCCGCTGGTGATCACCGAAATGATGGTGCATCCGCCCGCGCTGCCGCCGGGGGGCGCGGGCTTCGACAAGGAGCAGTTTGAGTTTATCGAACTGTGGAACCGGGGCACGGAGGCGCTGGATCTGGAAGGCTTCCGGTTCACCCGGGGCATCGGGTTCGACTTTCCATCGCGTCTCCTCGCCCCGGGGGAACGGGTGGTGCTCGCCAGGGATCCAGAGGCGTTTGCGTCGCGTTATGGCGCGGCGTTGGGGGTTCTGGGTCCTTATGAGGGGCAGCTCGACAATGCCGGGGAGCGCCTGACCCTGATCGGCCCGCTGGGCGAGGTGCTCCTCGACTTCGAATATCTTCGAGACTGGCAACCCGCCACGGACGGCCATGGATTTTCGCTGGTCGTGGTGGATCCGAACGCTCCCCGGGAGGCCTGGGGGCTCTCTTCGCAGTGGCGGGCAAGTGCTGAACCGCTCGGGTCGCCGGGTCGGCCGGACCCGGAGCCGCCCAGGTTCCCGATCGTCCGGGTGAACGAGGTGCTCGCCCATTCTGATCCACCCCAACTGGATGCCATCGAGATCCACAATGCCGGAGACGAGCTTGCGGACCTCGGCGGCTGGTATCTGACCGACGACTTTCGCAACCCGATGCAATTCCGGATTCCGGACGGTGTGGGCCTCGTCCCGGGGGGATTTGTGGTGTTCGATGAATCGGACTTCAACACCGGGGCGCCGGGGAGCTTCGCCCTGAGCTCGCTGGGCGAGGAGGTGTATTTGTTTTCCGCAGATGCCGGTGGGCGTCTCACCGGATATGTGGACGGGTTTGCCTTTGGCCCCACGGAAAACGGCGTGTCGTTTGGGCGGCACGTCAATTATGCCGGGGAATGGCAACTGGTCGCCCAGTCGGTCCAGACCTTCGGCGCCACGAATGCGGAGCCGAGGGTCGGCCCGGTCGTCCTGCATGAAGTCATGTACAACCCGGCGCCGTTCATCCCCGGGCAGAACAACACACGTGATGAGTACATCGAACTGCGCAACCGGACCGCAGAGGAGATTCCCCTGTTTGATCCGGTGGTGCCCACCAACACCTGGCGGCTGCGTAGCGGGGTGTCGTTCGATTTTCCGGAGGACACCGTCCTGCCGGCGTTCGGCCATCTGCTCGTGGTGGGCTTTGATCCCGCATCGAGTCACGGGGAGCTCCAGGAATTCCGCAGCGTCTATTCCCTGACGCCGGACGTCGTCATCCTTGGTCCCT belongs to Verrucomicrobiia bacterium and includes:
- a CDS encoding CotH kinase family protein translates to MSIWSVLACSALLLSPGAARAAELFPEGSSWRYFVGTTEASSPDPTAWRSPGFDDSQWSEGRTPMGYGPGGIVTDLGRSADRGYLTFYLRREFTVEHPADFQELVLPIRIDDGFVLWLNGAEAGRYNVPDGELAHDATSVTFTGGPESTTVRIPDAWQWLREGSNVLAVHVLNVNWTSSDLFFDAALRGVPDTTEPVVALRRPTANATVRELESLEVRFNKPVTGVDASDLLVNGVPALDVAEGEPGQFVFTMEPPEPGAVRVTWAPDHGITDLTSRANPFAGDGWNYTLDPDAEPPGLLISEFMASNQRTLNDDDGDRSDWIEIHNAGAVAESLAGWYLTDDAEHLTQWRFPGVTLLPNQHLVVFASGKNRTNPAAPLHTNFRLAQEGEYLALVNPQGQPVSEFAPQYPPQRDDVSYGSDPGDPRLVGYFPVPTPGAPNVPGGPGFAPKVRFSRAGGLFTASFSLGLETDSPGAQIRYTLDGSLPGDRSPLYTGPIGISATTQVRARAFEADLLPGPPSSEIYVQLAASLAGFSSDLPVMILHNFGAGGVPGSPAIPRQFAGVILCEPGAGGRTSLTNPATLNARAGINIRGSSTRGLPKSSYRLEFWDEFDQGRERPLLGMPAEEDWVLYAPNEFDVPLIHNPFAFRLSRDAGRYAPRTRFVELFVNTAGGPVSGPLPSGQYRGVYVLMENIKRGADRVAIERLAPEHTRPPEVTGGYLLKIDRRDANEREFNAAGLSLIYRYPNGLEMVTPQRAAQANYIRNHFNGFFDALSGPNPGDPLRGYEAWIDVDSWLDHHLLNVVPMNVDALRLSAHLFKGRDRRIEMGPVWDFDRSMGTSKGGDTRAFNPVNWRGQTWDEGTDFFNAAGVFSNPWYSRLFRDLEFWQRYVDRYQDLRETVFSDAQVHAIVDSLADEVREAQVREVARWGGSGGSDTRPRSGRLSFNGYTHTFSGTFQGEIDFMKRWLSDRLRFMDTNFLARPRPSHPGGTVEEAVTLMLEGPPGATVYYTLDGTDPRLPGGDVRPGARVASGPIGIPTSTRISARALNPAHRNLTGPSRPPLSTPWSGLTVSTILIPPPLVITEMMVHPPALPPGGAGFDKEQFEFIELWNRGTEALDLEGFRFTRGIGFDFPSRLLAPGERVVLARDPEAFASRYGAALGVLGPYEGQLDNAGERLTLIGPLGEVLLDFEYLRDWQPATDGHGFSLVVVDPNAPREAWGLSSQWRASAEPLGSPGRPDPEPPRFPIVRVNEVLAHSDPPQLDAIEIHNAGDELADLGGWYLTDDFRNPMQFRIPDGVGLVPGGFVVFDESDFNTGAPGSFALSSLGEEVYLFSADAGGRLTGYVDGFAFGPTENGVSFGRHVNYAGEWQLVAQSVQTFGATNAEPRVGPVVLHEVMYNPAPFIPGQNNTRDEYIELRNRTAEEIPLFDPVVPTNTWRLRSGVSFDFPEDTVLPAFGHLLVVGFDPASSHGELQEFRSVYSLTPDVVILGPFSGRLNNAGERLRLLKPDPPQTDPGNSPGMVPYVEVDRLDYGNSAPWPPEANGTGRSLQRLVDDFHGNDPYNWDAGLPTPGAVNVRSPRDSNGDGLPDWWKLTYRLSPFSSEGDNSPEADLDGDGYTNEEEYIAGTDPWDRESRLRFTAIEPGADGLRLEFPVVAGRRYSVLHRGALTDGPWHELVTLPVQVSDGVVAVEDPIQQQMTGRYYRLLVGFE